One genomic segment of Chloroflexota bacterium includes these proteins:
- a CDS encoding xanthine dehydrogenase family protein molybdopterin-binding subunit, with protein sequence MATSIKTPRMLGQPIKRREDPRLITGAGQYLDDLSFPGMLHMVAVRSPYGHARVNGIDASEALKLPGVVAVLTARDIEGATTGPMPYEFGWQPFEDVNDFARGPLATDKVRYVGDPVAVVVAETRYAAKDAAALVEVDYEPLPAIVDPEKALEAGAPLLFEASGTNLGHTQTKTAGDVDTAFAQADKIVTIRVNNQRVIPAPMEMRGTIALWRPDGADTPGELTVYETTQGVHGLRRALAPLLGYPENKVRVIVPDMGGGFGNRSDCAPETVLTCIAAKKLNRPVKYQETRTESNQAAMHGRGQLDIVEAAVKNDGKVLGLKVTAICDIGAYNQFLSPIMGMLTGVMIPGNYDIPNLYYHLKGVYTNKTPVGAYRGAGRPEATYLLECAMDEIAFQLGLDPAEVRRKNFISKDAFPHKTPFGTNYDTGDYELALDRALEFGGYKALRAEQKQAAAEGKLMGVGLSAYVEICGFGPWEQATVRVDPSGKIRAYTGTSPHGQGTATTLAQIISEDMGVDIDDIIVIHGDTAQVAAGNGTGGSRGVVQGGSAMLLASNQVRDKAVRIAAHLMEVSPDDIEVVGGGYAVKGAEDRKKTIGEIASAAYGGNVPAGDEPGLEATRFFTAPGETFPFGVHIAVVDIDKETGRTTLRRMICVDDCGTVVNPLLLDGQRHGGIAQGAAQALCEEVVYDDDGQLITSTFGDYAIPTAHSLPMFELDRTETLSPRNPIGAKGIGEAGTIGSTPAVRSAVMDALKQVGVKSFDMPASSARVWRAIQEAQA encoded by the coding sequence ATGGCGACGTCGATCAAGACCCCACGGATGCTCGGCCAGCCAATCAAGCGGCGCGAAGATCCCCGGCTCATCACCGGCGCCGGCCAGTACCTCGACGACCTCTCGTTCCCTGGCATGCTGCACATGGTCGCGGTGCGCAGCCCGTACGGCCATGCCCGCGTCAACGGCATCGATGCCTCCGAGGCGCTGAAGCTCCCCGGCGTGGTTGCCGTCCTGACGGCCAGGGACATCGAGGGCGCGACGACCGGCCCGATGCCGTACGAGTTCGGCTGGCAGCCTTTCGAAGACGTCAACGATTTCGCACGAGGCCCGCTGGCAACCGACAAGGTTCGCTACGTCGGCGATCCCGTCGCCGTCGTCGTCGCCGAGACGCGCTACGCCGCCAAGGATGCTGCCGCGCTGGTCGAGGTCGACTACGAGCCGCTGCCGGCCATCGTGGACCCCGAGAAGGCCCTGGAGGCAGGCGCGCCGCTCCTCTTCGAGGCGTCGGGCACCAACCTCGGCCACACCCAGACCAAGACCGCCGGCGATGTGGACACGGCGTTCGCCCAGGCTGACAAGATCGTGACGATCCGCGTCAACAACCAGCGCGTGATCCCCGCGCCGATGGAGATGCGCGGCACCATCGCGCTCTGGCGTCCAGACGGCGCAGACACGCCCGGCGAGCTGACCGTCTACGAGACCACCCAGGGCGTGCACGGTCTGCGGCGTGCGCTCGCCCCGCTGCTCGGCTACCCCGAGAACAAGGTCCGCGTCATCGTGCCCGACATGGGCGGCGGCTTCGGCAACCGCTCGGACTGCGCGCCCGAGACCGTCCTGACCTGTATCGCGGCGAAGAAGCTCAACCGCCCGGTCAAGTACCAGGAGACCAGAACCGAAAGCAACCAGGCCGCCATGCATGGCCGCGGTCAGCTCGACATCGTCGAGGCGGCCGTCAAGAACGACGGCAAGGTGCTCGGACTCAAGGTCACGGCGATCTGCGACATCGGGGCCTACAACCAGTTTCTCTCGCCGATCATGGGCATGCTGACCGGTGTGATGATCCCCGGCAACTACGACATCCCGAACCTCTACTACCATCTGAAGGGCGTCTACACCAACAAGACTCCCGTCGGTGCGTATCGCGGAGCGGGCCGCCCCGAGGCGACCTACCTGCTCGAGTGCGCGATGGACGAGATCGCGTTCCAACTGGGACTGGACCCGGCCGAAGTGCGCCGCAAGAACTTCATCAGCAAGGACGCCTTCCCTCACAAGACCCCGTTCGGCACAAACTACGACACCGGCGACTACGAGCTGGCGCTCGACCGGGCGCTGGAGTTCGGTGGGTACAAGGCCCTCCGCGCCGAGCAGAAGCAGGCCGCGGCTGAGGGCAAGCTGATGGGCGTCGGCCTGTCGGCGTACGTCGAGATCTGCGGGTTTGGCCCGTGGGAGCAGGCGACCGTCCGGGTCGACCCGAGCGGCAAGATCCGGGCGTATACCGGCACCTCGCCGCACGGCCAGGGCACGGCGACCACCCTCGCGCAGATCATCTCCGAGGATATGGGCGTCGACATCGACGACATCATCGTGATCCATGGCGACACCGCGCAGGTCGCAGCGGGCAACGGCACCGGTGGCAGCCGTGGCGTCGTGCAAGGCGGCAGCGCCATGTTGCTGGCGTCGAATCAGGTGCGCGACAAAGCTGTTCGCATCGCCGCGCACCTGATGGAGGTCTCCCCGGACGACATCGAAGTGGTTGGCGGCGGGTACGCCGTCAAGGGCGCTGAGGATCGCAAGAAGACCATCGGCGAGATTGCGTCGGCAGCCTACGGCGGCAACGTGCCGGCCGGCGACGAGCCGGGCCTGGAGGCAACCCGCTTCTTCACCGCCCCCGGCGAGACGTTCCCGTTCGGCGTCCACATCGCCGTCGTGGACATCGACAAGGAGACGGGCCGCACGACGCTCCGCCGCATGATCTGCGTGGACGACTGCGGCACGGTCGTCAACCCGCTCCTACTCGACGGCCAGCGGCACGGCGGCATCGCACAGGGGGCCGCGCAGGCGCTCTGCGAGGAGGTCGTCTACGACGACGACGGCCAGTTGATCACCAGCACCTTTGGCGACTACGCCATCCCGACGGCGCACTCCCTGCCAATGTTCGAGCTGGACCGCACCGAGACGCTCTCACCGCGCAACCCGATCGGCGCCAAGGGTATCGGTGAGGCCGGAACCATCGGCAGCACCCCGGCCGTCCGCAGCGCCGTGATGGACGCCCTCAAGCAGGTCGGCGTCAAGAGCTTCGACATGCCCGCATCCTCGGCACGAGTCTGGCGCGCGATCCAGGAGGCCCAGGCATAG
- a CDS encoding universal stress protein has product MLKHLLVPLDGSPLAEHALPYAAALARALGARLTLLYARWPVVPESDSPDLDGIAARLRNEGIAVDARRCHLPSPGETGRTILEAAADQGADAVIMATHGRGGLGRLLYGSVTDYILRHSTLPVIVMSPLCERSWSSDRPLRVLVTLDGSELSEEVLQPLRELLGAARPELTMLRVAEAIDFIKPHGDECDACRAARARGTEPDIEPVRLKRYLESRASDLRAAGMNVEVETHLGPPASIIVRVADDREVDMIAMATRGRGGLRRVLLGSVTTETLRQARVPLLLVRPSPQRDISPEMDLQDSAKTGGSASEEVVP; this is encoded by the coding sequence ATGCTCAAGCACCTGCTCGTTCCACTCGACGGCTCGCCGCTCGCCGAGCACGCCCTCCCGTACGCTGCTGCGTTGGCGCGCGCACTCGGCGCTCGGTTGACCTTGCTCTACGCCCGGTGGCCCGTCGTCCCTGAGAGCGACAGCCCTGACCTCGACGGCATCGCCGCGCGACTGAGGAACGAGGGCATCGCCGTCGATGCTCGCCGATGCCATCTCCCGAGCCCGGGTGAGACCGGCCGGACCATCCTCGAAGCCGCCGCCGACCAGGGGGCCGACGCCGTCATCATGGCAACGCACGGTCGTGGGGGACTGGGGCGGCTGCTGTACGGCAGCGTAACCGACTACATCCTTCGCCATTCGACGTTGCCCGTGATCGTGATGTCGCCGCTCTGCGAGCGCTCGTGGTCAAGCGACCGTCCCCTGCGCGTGCTCGTCACGCTTGATGGCTCCGAACTGTCGGAGGAAGTCCTCCAGCCACTTCGCGAGCTGCTGGGAGCAGCCCGACCGGAGTTGACAATGCTGCGGGTAGCCGAGGCAATCGACTTCATCAAGCCGCATGGGGATGAATGCGACGCCTGCCGGGCAGCTCGCGCACGCGGTACGGAGCCGGACATCGAGCCGGTCAGGCTCAAGCGCTACCTGGAAAGCAGAGCCAGCGATCTTCGGGCGGCTGGGATGAACGTCGAGGTCGAGACGCATCTCGGCCCGCCGGCGTCAATAATCGTCAGAGTCGCAGATGACCGTGAAGTCGACATGATCGCGATGGCGACCCGTGGTCGTGGAGGCCTTCGGCGAGTCCTCCTGGGGAGCGTCACAACCGAGACACTGAGGCAGGCCCGCGTCCCCCTCCTCCTGGTGCGGCCCAGCCCACAGCGGGACATCTCGCCGGAGATGGATCTCCAGGACAGCGCCAAAACTGGTGGTTCGGCATCCGAAGAGGTCGTGCCGTGA
- the dps gene encoding DNA starvation/stationary phase protection protein Dps has protein sequence MCTGIAMRSGLLGLDDDLRDHLVVRLNQSLANLTDLASAYDQAHWNVTGANFSQLHELFDRFASQTREYMDMVAERAVTLGGAAHGTIQAAAEGSHLTAFPVAERSQWRLVEELVHRLEHVGAELRQAMDASADEAATEDVFIEVLRGIEKQHWILREHLA, from the coding sequence ATGTGCACAGGAATCGCGATGCGTTCGGGCCTGCTCGGGCTCGACGACGACCTTCGGGACCACCTCGTGGTGCGCTTGAACCAGAGCCTGGCGAATCTGACCGATCTCGCCTCGGCGTACGACCAGGCTCACTGGAACGTGACGGGCGCCAACTTCTCCCAGCTCCACGAGCTGTTCGACCGCTTCGCCAGCCAGACCCGCGAGTACATGGACATGGTCGCCGAACGGGCCGTGACGCTGGGCGGCGCCGCTCACGGAACGATCCAGGCGGCGGCCGAGGGCAGCCATCTGACCGCTTTTCCAGTGGCCGAGCGGAGCCAGTGGCGGTTGGTCGAGGAACTCGTCCATCGTCTGGAGCATGTTGGCGCCGAGCTCCGCCAGGCGATGGACGCCAGCGCCGACGAGGCCGCCACCGAGGATGTCTTCATCGAAGTGCTGCGCGGCATCGAGAAGCAGCACTGGATCTTGCGGGAACATCTCGCGTAG
- a CDS encoding universal stress protein, with product MLATIVVPLDGSDFSARAIPYATGLARSAGAKLAFLRVLPHRAPGNAVDELQAIQATLEMDANTARADGLQVDAIVRRIRPVQAQDVARTISRFADEQRAGLIVMSTHGRGGLGRWVYGSVADSVLRQSPTPVLLVPPRAERSLPADRRLRLLVPLDGSERAEEAIATAELLAQLLDAELTLLHVVEPPDYPLHGEGYAYVPWDQDAELSSARQYLQAHVDRLQAQGIMVSAQAATGKPTWVVAQVVRDVEPDIVMMATHGRSGLVRLVLGSVATSVLQQVDVPVLLVRPGALPRSDEAPSDAHERPDGAATVATATARSCPRVDVALSLTDLELIERGLRTLAYTPGYDYHLAPRIRELVGRLEGAGHGLETAEPARAPALTSKQ from the coding sequence ATGCTCGCTACCATCGTGGTCCCGCTGGATGGATCCGACTTCTCAGCACGTGCCATCCCCTACGCCACCGGGCTGGCGAGGTCGGCGGGTGCGAAGCTGGCCTTCCTGCGCGTCTTGCCGCATCGTGCCCCCGGCAACGCTGTCGACGAGTTGCAGGCCATCCAGGCGACGCTGGAGATGGATGCCAACACCGCGCGAGCCGACGGCCTGCAGGTAGACGCCATCGTGCGCCGCATCCGACCCGTCCAGGCTCAGGACGTGGCGCGTACGATCTCCAGATTCGCGGACGAGCAACGGGCCGGGCTGATCGTCATGTCGACGCACGGACGAGGCGGGCTCGGGCGCTGGGTCTACGGCAGCGTGGCCGACAGCGTCCTACGCCAGTCGCCGACCCCCGTGCTGCTGGTGCCGCCCCGCGCCGAGCGGTCACTGCCAGCGGATCGACGCCTTCGTCTGCTCGTGCCCCTCGATGGCTCAGAGCGGGCGGAAGAGGCGATTGCCACCGCCGAACTGCTGGCTCAGTTGCTCGACGCGGAGTTGACCTTGCTGCACGTCGTCGAGCCGCCCGACTATCCACTCCACGGCGAGGGCTACGCCTACGTGCCGTGGGACCAGGACGCCGAACTCTCGTCGGCCCGACAGTATCTCCAGGCGCACGTCGATCGTCTGCAGGCACAGGGCATCATGGTCAGCGCCCAGGCCGCGACCGGCAAGCCAACGTGGGTGGTCGCCCAGGTCGTGCGCGACGTCGAGCCTGACATCGTCATGATGGCCACGCACGGACGCAGCGGCCTCGTCCGACTGGTCCTGGGGAGTGTCGCCACCTCGGTCCTGCAACAGGTCGACGTACCGGTCCTGCTGGTGCGGCCGGGCGCGCTGCCACGGTCCGACGAGGCGCCGAGCGATGCCCACGAGCGGCCAGACGGCGCGGCGACGGTCGCCACGGCGACCGCGCGCTCCTGCCCACGGGTTGACGTCGCGCTGAGCCTGACTGACCTTGAGCTGATCGAGCGTGGCCTCAGGACGCTGGCATACACGCCCGGGTACGACTACCACCTGGCTCCGAGGATACGCGAGCTCGTCGGTCGCCTGGAAGGCGCCGGTCACGGTCTGGAGACGGCCGAGCCGGCGCGGGCGCCCGCGCTCACGTCGAAGCAGTGA
- a CDS encoding response regulator transcription factor: MKILVVDDEQRLLDALTVGFQFQWQDATVLAAPDGEQGLELFFEHSPDVVVLDVGLPGISGFEVLRRIRQTSDVPVVMLTAAADEMDHVRGLELGADDYLVKPFSRIALMAHIKAVLRRAELPPPTRAVPDFVAGDLTVNFEGQQVAVGGVPVELTPVEYKLLYHLVRNVNRLMPHQALLDRVWGGDYGATEHYLRVFISRLRAKIERPGGPRYIQTERGRGYRFERPTEPAPRR; the protein is encoded by the coding sequence ATGAAGATCCTGGTCGTGGACGACGAGCAGCGCCTGCTGGACGCCTTGACGGTCGGCTTCCAGTTCCAATGGCAAGATGCCACGGTCCTGGCGGCCCCCGACGGCGAGCAGGGCCTGGAGTTGTTCTTCGAGCACAGTCCCGACGTCGTGGTGCTGGACGTCGGCCTGCCGGGCATCAGCGGCTTCGAGGTGCTGCGCAGGATCCGGCAGACCTCCGACGTGCCGGTCGTCATGCTGACCGCGGCCGCCGACGAGATGGATCACGTGCGCGGCCTCGAGCTTGGCGCGGACGACTACCTCGTCAAGCCGTTCAGCCGGATCGCGCTGATGGCGCACATCAAGGCGGTGTTGCGGCGAGCCGAGCTGCCGCCGCCCACGCGGGCCGTGCCGGACTTCGTGGCCGGCGACCTGACCGTCAACTTCGAGGGCCAGCAGGTGGCGGTGGGCGGCGTGCCCGTCGAGCTGACGCCGGTGGAGTACAAGCTGCTGTACCACCTCGTGCGCAACGTGAATCGGCTCATGCCACACCAGGCACTGCTGGACCGCGTCTGGGGCGGCGACTACGGCGCCACCGAGCACTACCTCCGAGTGTTCATCAGCCGGCTCCGCGCCAAGATCGAGCGACCGGGCGGCCCGCGCTACATCCAGACCGAGCGCGGTCGCGGCTATCGTTTCGAGCGCCCGACCGAGCCGGCGCCGCGCCGTTGA
- a CDS encoding PAS domain S-box protein, whose product MDETAGLKSQAERRAPTADIVAGGEGPDVAVGVAASPVAGERGEASWTRQPCSERLADAAPVGLFEADARGRYTYVNRRWSDMSGLAPDQALGNGWIAAIHPDDRERVVTAWSRLVRSDERFRAEYRIVLPTGEAGWVEGRATLAAGDGDGTARYVGVLADIADLKEKEQRLAFLAEAGAALAFSLDLEATLGRVAHLATTWLADWCAVDLVNPSGGIRRVAAAHADPYHEAEVQELARRYPPHPARPHPVWRALRTGTSTIETGDALVSMIAHDEEHVRRLRSLGVGAMLVVPLATRGRILGAMTLIRASAERRFARGEILLAEELARHCAVAVENARLYAAEQAARAAAERAADRMAHLQAATAALSGALTHDQVAEVILDQGVAALGAQAGAIALLTEDGLDLDLVHSSGLTPAVREQWQRFAITEPLPLAEAVRTGQDIWVDADDAPVRFPSLASAQAAGGFAALPLLAGARPIGGLAFRFPRDRVLDDDDRSFARTLAEECSEAIERARLYEAEQRAHARAEQLAAERAAMLSQVADGVVVADQGGRIAFANVAACTLLGRADEALVGVDLGRLTGVKDRAGQSDRPELMPLARAALLGERIDNVELRVLRPDGTTALAEGSATPVLAEDGSRIGAVLTIRDVTARRELDRLKEELFANVSHDLRTPIATIKASIEVVLENEPPELAEPFHRLLENIHRESERMTTLVDDLLDLTRLQAGRLRLRAAQTDLRALVGRLARTIEPLAGRRGQRLVVELPRRAVVATVDAERLERALLNLLINAHRYGRDGGMIRLALKRRRREILVTVADDGPGIAEEDQPRIFERFYRPKTEAARRSQGSGLGLPIARAMVELHGGRIWLESRPGEGAAFHIALPTGGAPEATP is encoded by the coding sequence ATGGACGAGACAGCCGGCCTCAAGAGTCAGGCGGAACGACGCGCGCCAACAGCGGACATCGTTGCCGGCGGCGAGGGTCCTGACGTGGCGGTTGGCGTGGCGGCAAGTCCGGTCGCCGGCGAGCGTGGCGAGGCGTCCTGGACACGCCAGCCGTGCTCCGAGCGACTGGCTGATGCCGCTCCGGTCGGCCTGTTCGAGGCCGATGCCCGGGGACGGTACACCTACGTAAACCGGCGCTGGTCTGACATGTCTGGCCTGGCTCCAGACCAGGCGCTCGGCAATGGCTGGATAGCCGCGATCCATCCGGACGATCGTGAGCGGGTTGTCACAGCCTGGAGCCGGCTGGTCCGCTCGGACGAGCGATTCAGGGCCGAGTACCGGATCGTGTTGCCCACGGGCGAAGCCGGGTGGGTCGAAGGGCGGGCCACACTCGCGGCGGGCGACGGCGACGGGACCGCGCGGTACGTCGGCGTCCTGGCCGACATCGCCGACCTCAAGGAGAAAGAACAGCGGTTGGCCTTCCTCGCGGAAGCCGGAGCTGCCCTCGCCTTCTCGCTCGATCTCGAGGCCACGCTCGGCCGGGTGGCGCATCTCGCCACCACCTGGCTGGCGGACTGGTGCGCCGTCGATCTCGTCAATCCGTCAGGGGGGATCCGGCGCGTCGCTGCAGCGCATGCTGATCCTTACCACGAGGCCGAGGTGCAGGAGCTTGCCCGGCGGTATCCGCCGCATCCTGCCCGGCCGCACCCGGTCTGGCGGGCGCTGCGAACAGGCACGTCGACGATCGAGACCGGGGATGCGCTCGTATCGATGATCGCTCACGACGAGGAGCACGTGCGCCGGCTCCGCAGTCTGGGGGTCGGCGCGATGCTGGTCGTACCGCTGGCGACCCGCGGCCGCATCCTCGGCGCCATGACGCTCATCCGCGCCAGCGCCGAGCGCCGCTTCGCGCGGGGCGAGATCCTCCTGGCCGAGGAGCTGGCCCGCCACTGTGCCGTGGCGGTGGAGAATGCCCGCCTGTACGCCGCCGAGCAGGCCGCTCGTGCCGCCGCCGAGCGAGCCGCCGACCGGATGGCGCACCTCCAGGCCGCCACCGCCGCGCTGTCCGGGGCGCTCACCCACGATCAGGTGGCCGAGGTCATCCTGGATCAGGGCGTGGCGGCGCTCGGCGCACAGGCCGGCGCCATCGCCCTCCTGACCGAGGATGGTCTCGACCTGGACCTCGTCCACAGCTCCGGTCTCACGCCGGCTGTTCGAGAACAGTGGCAGCGGTTCGCCATCACCGAACCGCTCCCGTTGGCCGAGGCGGTCCGAACCGGCCAGGACATCTGGGTGGACGCAGATGACGCCCCGGTCCGGTTCCCTTCACTCGCGTCGGCCCAGGCCGCCGGGGGGTTCGCCGCGCTGCCGCTGCTGGCCGGCGCACGGCCGATAGGCGGGCTGGCGTTCCGGTTCCCGAGGGATCGCGTGCTGGACGACGACGACCGTTCGTTCGCCCGAACGCTGGCTGAGGAGTGCTCCGAGGCGATCGAGCGGGCGCGTCTGTACGAGGCCGAGCAGCGTGCCCATGCGCGCGCCGAACAGCTCGCGGCGGAGCGGGCCGCGATGCTCAGCCAGGTCGCGGACGGCGTGGTGGTTGCCGACCAGGGCGGGCGGATCGCCTTCGCGAACGTGGCCGCCTGTACGCTGCTCGGCCGCGCGGACGAAGCGCTGGTCGGCGTCGACCTGGGCCGCCTCACCGGCGTGAAGGATCGGGCCGGCCAGTCGGACCGCCCCGAGCTGATGCCGCTGGCGCGGGCCGCCCTCCTGGGCGAGCGCATCGACAACGTCGAGCTGCGGGTGCTGCGACCAGACGGCACGACTGCCCTGGCTGAGGGCAGCGCGACGCCGGTGCTGGCCGAGGACGGCTCCCGCATCGGGGCCGTCCTCACCATTCGCGATGTGACCGCCCGCCGCGAGCTGGATCGCCTCAAGGAGGAGCTGTTCGCCAACGTCTCCCACGACCTGCGGACGCCGATTGCGACGATCAAGGCCTCGATCGAGGTCGTGCTCGAAAACGAGCCGCCCGAGCTGGCCGAGCCGTTCCATCGCCTGCTGGAGAACATCCACCGCGAATCCGAGCGGATGACGACGCTGGTCGACGACCTGCTGGATTTGACGCGGCTGCAGGCCGGCCGCCTGCGCCTCAGGGCCGCTCAGACCGACCTCCGAGCGCTGGTCGGGCGGCTGGCGCGCACCATCGAGCCGCTCGCCGGGCGGCGCGGCCAGCGGCTGGTCGTCGAGCTGCCCAGGCGCGCGGTCGTGGCGACGGTCGATGCCGAGCGACTCGAGCGGGCGCTGCTCAACCTGCTCATCAACGCTCATCGGTACGGGCGGGATGGCGGGATGATCCGGCTGGCCCTGAAGCGGCGACGCCGCGAGATCCTGGTCACGGTCGCCGATGACGGGCCGGGCATCGCCGAGGAGGACCAGCCCCGCATCTTCGAGCGGTTCTACCGCCCGAAGACGGAGGCTGCCCGCCGCAGCCAGGGCAGCGGCCTGGGTCTGCCGATTGCCAGGGCGATGGTCGAGTTGCACGGCGGGCGCATCTGGCTGGAGAGCCGGCCCGGCGAGGGCGCCGCGTTCCACATCGCTCTGCCGACGGGCGGGGCTCCGGAGGCAACGCCATGA
- a CDS encoding universal stress protein, translating into MQITTLLVPHDGSWMADCALDYATILQGATGARLDVLSMAPDVVPEARAQPEVSIGDARNWHEWSRADPGADLSDPAALILDAIERRRPDLVVIASECWSPGGLSVDVTHHVARRSSSPILVIPTGVASPRRDFDVRRVLVALDGSEQAEQALTLARMLAEALDADMLLLRVVTPKVGGFNGQAPRDVLDLAAARRYVEKLARGLQTAQMWVSALAVVGEPGTMIAAVSRTQRASLLAMTTRGKAPLSSSELGGIAASSLRSATLPLLLVPPDVPVERAARPRASVSNG; encoded by the coding sequence GTGCAGATCACCACACTGCTCGTTCCACACGACGGCTCGTGGATGGCCGATTGCGCCCTGGACTACGCCACGATCCTGCAAGGCGCGACCGGAGCCCGGCTGGACGTGCTCAGCATGGCGCCTGACGTCGTACCCGAGGCGCGAGCACAGCCCGAGGTGTCAATCGGGGACGCACGCAACTGGCACGAATGGTCCAGGGCCGACCCTGGCGCGGACCTCAGCGATCCGGCGGCGCTCATCCTCGACGCGATCGAACGTCGCCGCCCTGACCTCGTCGTGATCGCATCCGAGTGCTGGTCGCCGGGCGGCCTCAGCGTCGATGTCACGCATCACGTCGCGCGCCGCTCCTCGTCGCCCATCCTCGTGATACCGACCGGCGTGGCGTCACCGCGTCGCGACTTCGACGTACGACGTGTTCTGGTTGCCCTCGACGGGTCAGAGCAGGCTGAGCAGGCGCTGACACTGGCCAGGATGCTCGCCGAAGCGCTCGACGCCGACATGCTGCTCCTCCGAGTCGTGACTCCGAAGGTGGGCGGATTCAACGGACAGGCGCCCCGTGATGTCCTCGATCTGGCCGCCGCGCGTCGGTACGTAGAGAAGCTCGCCAGAGGGCTGCAGACCGCCCAGATGTGGGTCTCCGCGCTTGCCGTGGTCGGCGAGCCCGGCACGATGATCGCGGCGGTGAGCCGGACGCAGCGAGCGAGCCTGCTCGCCATGACCACGCGCGGGAAGGCCCCGCTCAGCTCCTCCGAGCTGGGCGGCATCGCCGCGAGCAGTCTCCGGTCGGCGACGCTGCCACTTCTGCTCGTCCCACCCGATGTCCCCGTCGAGCGGGCGGCTCGGCCACGGGCCTCTGTCTCGAACGGGTGA
- a CDS encoding adenylate/guanylate cyclase domain-containing protein: MRVLFEGDGPVDADPGETLLSASLRHGIAHAHACGGNARCSTCRVAVLDGQNLLAQPTPAEQALTTTRHFPRTIRLACQTRLVGDGTIRVRRLVRDEDDLRLALSQIRPGSLGTVGDERALAVLFADIRDFTRFTHTRLAYDVVHVLNRYYESVGGAVVEQGGYVDKIMGDGLMALFGLEAASSDDGRQACLDAVRAAIQMHRNLAAFNQYLRPNFGVAFRIGVGIHYGTTIVGRIGVDDRQSLTAIGDVVNTAARLESLTKRLRAPILVSDDVWSRVCDELRPATDARTVQIRGRKGRLAVFAPDLRGAC, from the coding sequence ATGCGCGTTCTGTTCGAGGGTGATGGCCCGGTCGACGCAGACCCGGGCGAGACGCTGCTGAGCGCCTCACTCCGGCATGGCATCGCGCATGCCCACGCCTGCGGCGGCAACGCCCGATGCAGCACCTGCCGCGTGGCCGTCCTGGACGGCCAGAACCTTCTGGCGCAGCCGACCCCGGCCGAACAGGCCTTGACGACCACCCGGCACTTCCCGCGCACGATCCGGCTGGCCTGCCAGACCCGGCTCGTCGGCGACGGGACGATCCGGGTCAGACGCCTGGTCCGCGACGAGGACGATCTACGCCTCGCACTGAGCCAGATCCGGCCCGGGTCGCTCGGCACCGTTGGCGACGAGCGGGCGCTCGCCGTGCTCTTCGCCGACATCCGTGACTTCACGCGCTTCACGCACACCCGACTGGCCTATGACGTCGTCCACGTCCTCAACCGCTACTACGAGAGCGTGGGCGGCGCGGTCGTCGAGCAGGGCGGCTACGTCGACAAGATCATGGGCGACGGGCTGATGGCGCTCTTCGGGCTTGAGGCGGCGTCCTCGGACGACGGCCGTCAGGCCTGCCTCGACGCGGTGCGCGCGGCGATCCAGATGCACCGAAACCTGGCTGCCTTCAATCAGTACCTCCGTCCAAACTTCGGCGTGGCGTTTCGGATCGGCGTTGGCATTCACTACGGAACGACCATCGTCGGGCGAATCGGCGTCGACGACCGTCAATCGCTCACGGCGATTGGAGATGTCGTCAACACCGCTGCCCGCCTGGAATCGCTGACGAAGCGGCTGAGGGCGCCGATCCTGGTCAGCGACGATGTCTGGTCCCGCGTGTGCGACGAGCTTCGTCCGGCAACTGATGCTCGGACGGTTCAGATCCGTGGGCGGAAGGGCAGGCTTGCCGTGTTCGCTCCGGACCTGCGCGGCGCTTGCTGA
- a CDS encoding helix-turn-helix domain-containing protein → MSGWTTRFFATTRGQIVVLLRRAGRTVDELAQALGLTDNGVRSHLATLERDGLVRQHGTRRGVGKPAYTYELTPEADTLFPKAYDEILAALLETLAERLAPEQLAQVLDDLSDRLSSGRVAPPGDLRSRVACGAAVLRDMGGLPEVEERDDAFLIRGYSCPVGAVVSRSPGACHLAELLLSRVIGAAVRERCERGAPPRCCFEVPHDARSVRG, encoded by the coding sequence ATGAGCGGCTGGACCACCCGATTCTTCGCCACGACCCGCGGCCAGATCGTCGTGCTGCTCCGCCGGGCCGGTCGCACCGTCGACGAGCTCGCCCAGGCCCTTGGGCTCACCGACAACGGCGTCCGGAGCCACCTGGCGACGCTCGAACGGGACGGCCTGGTTCGCCAGCACGGCACGCGGCGCGGGGTTGGCAAGCCCGCCTACACCTACGAACTCACCCCGGAGGCAGACACCCTCTTCCCGAAGGCGTACGACGAGATCCTGGCCGCGCTCCTGGAGACCCTCGCCGAGCGCCTGGCGCCGGAGCAGTTGGCTCAGGTTCTCGACGACCTGAGCGACCGCCTGTCGAGCGGCCGCGTCGCGCCACCCGGCGACCTGCGGAGCCGCGTGGCGTGCGGGGCGGCGGTCCTGCGGGACATGGGCGGCCTGCCGGAGGTCGAGGAGCGCGACGACGCGTTCCTGATTCGGGGCTACAGTTGCCCGGTCGGCGCTGTCGTGTCCCGGAGCCCCGGAGCCTGTCACCTCGCCGAGCTGCTGTTGAGTCGCGTCATCGGAGCGGCCGTTCGAGAACGGTGCGAGCGGGGCGCCCCACCCCGCTGCTGCTTCGAGGTGCCGCACGATGCGCGTTCTGTTCGAGGGTGA